The genomic DNA AGGGGTCTGAGGCCTTTACATTGCAAATCCGAACTGAAGGTAAAAAAGCAAAAGTTTCTTGTTTTAAGTGTCTAAAGagcacaaaattgaaaaaaatacaaatctattAAAAACGCTTCTCACCTGTGGGAAAAGATGTACAAACTCGAATTCTCTTCCAGTGGCCTAACCTCAAGCTGGGAAAACGAAAAGATCACCCCCAGCAAGGCTGTGGATGAAACTCCCCGACTCCGCGGGCTTCGAGCGGAAAGCGAATGTCACCCCAGGACTGACGGCGCTGTGCTTAGGTTCTAGAAACGTCCACGTAGAAAAGTTTACAGCAGTGCATTTGTGGGAGGGTCTCTGTACAGGCGGCGCGGGGTCCCGCGGGGACTACCGCGCCTCCACCTCCTGGGGGTTGCGGGACGGGGAGTAGTCGCGCGCCTCGGGCCCGTGGCCCCCCAGCGGCGTAGTCCTGCTCCGCGGCGGCGGCCCCGGGGGCGTGGGGGGCCCGCCCGCGGCCACCAGCGGGGGCGGCGCGccgagcgcggcggcggcgggcggggtCCGCGCCAGGAGCCCGTTGTGcagcgcggcggcggcgggcccGAGGCGCGGGTAGTGCAGGGCGCCCAGCGCGGGCAGCAGCGCGGCGCCGTCGGGCAGGTGCGGGGCGGCGCCCAGGTGCGCGGCCCGCGCGCGCTCCAGCTCCTCGCGGCGCGCCTCCCGCAGGCGCTCGGGGCTGTAGTCGTGCGGCTCGCGGTCGCGGTAGGGGCGCTCGGGGGGCTCGAACAGGGCggtgggggccggggcgggggcggcggcggcggcggcgggcagGGCGCGCCGGGGCAGCTCCAGGCCGCGGTAGGCGTCGCGCAGGGGCTCCCACGCGAAGCCCAGGCGCTCGCGGCCCGCGGGGCCGGGGCCGAGCTGCAGGGGCGCGGGGGCGGCGCGCGGGCGCTCGGGCGCGGGGTGCGGGCCGGCCCCGGGGGGCTCGGGCGCGTCGCCGTCTTCCCTGCGTTCCTCCTTGACTTTCACGTCGCCCTGGGGCCGCTCGGCCGGCGCCTCGGGCGGCTTCCCCGGCTCTCGGCCCAGGAGGCCGGCCAGGCGCAGGCTGTCGCCCAGGGCCGCCTTGCTGTAGGGAGACGGCGGGCGCGCGGCCGGCTTGGCGCCGTCCTCCCTGGCCGGTGAGCGGCTCtccttgacgcggggctcggccTCGCGCTCGGCAGGGACCCCGGGCCGGCACGGCTCGCCCTGGCCGCGGAGCAGGAAGCTGCTGACCGGGTAGCCCACTGGAGCTGCGGGCGAGGCCCGGCTCAGCAGGCGCGTCTTCTCCAGGAGGTCCCTGGGAGTGAGGAGACAAGACACCTCACTCAGGCTCCGCCCAGGAGGCGCTTTCAAGCTGTTTGCTCCCAAGTTCCCACCCTCTAGGACCTCAAGATCCCTGGGGCTgagtgtgtgggggtgggaggtccCTTCAGCACCCTGTCAACACATGGTAACAAACCCACACCCTCACGAAGGACTCCCAACACCCcacgcctccctcccctccataaACTGCTGGGAAGCCAGCTTTGCAGAGCTCTTCCCGCATACCCAGGCCGCTAGGCCCGCAGGTGGACCCTCAGTGAGGAAGTCGGGCCCAACCAAAGTCACTGGAATGGTAGGACCCTGGAGTCCCGTCTTGGCCATGGCTGACCCTAGTTCTCCTTCACGAGGCCGAGTCCGGGGACAGGGAAGAGGTCATGGATCTCAGGACTGGTGTATGAACTGTGGCCTTGGCTGGGGACGCTTCTCTGCTCTTGTCCCCTCGGCCAGCCGGCCACAGCTCAAAAACCCTCAGATTCCAGACTCTGCTGCTGACTCTGGACTAGGactcctgcctcccctgcccctgcctagTCCTGCTGCCCAGGGGCATCCTCCCGGCCAGAGGATTCCCCCATGGGTGCTCCTCCCAGACCTGGCCCCCACCTGGAAGATGCAGGTGGTTCCGTGGCCCTGCCAACCCGAGCTCCCTGCAGAGGGCCTACTGTGGTCAACAAGCCAAGTGTCCCAGCTGCTCCTTCCAGGGGTGGACCCTCCCCCCTCTGGACGGCCCCTGCCCACATCCTGCCCCATCTGGGGCTCTCCCCTGGCCTTGCCCAGCCCTGAGGGTGCAGTGAGGGGGgtcatcagggcagagccctgcaAAGCCGGCAGGAGGCCACAGGAGCCGGCTGGGTGCCACTCACCGCTCCCGCTCCTCCCTGCCCTTGTCTGGCTCCCGGTCGTGGTTGGTCAGGGCTGAGACCCGATCGGGGTCCACAGGCTTAGGCCATGGGGGCggtgtggggaaggagggaggcgcCCGGTGCAGCCGGTTCCAGGCCTcgtgggggctgggcaggccgTGCAGTGCGGAGCTCTCCTTGGGGGCGAAGATGCCGCTGCCCTGAGCTGGAGGGGGGCGGGGTATGAGGCCGGGATAGCACTGCACCTCTGCCCAAGGAGCCCCATCCCTGCCCAGGGCACCCCGTGGAACCTcagggctgctgggggtggggagcactcCATTCCCACGTGCTGAAGGTGTACCCCAGGGGGCAGCCAGAGGGGACCAGTCAGCCAGGGGTCAGGGTGTGGCCCAAACCCACGAGGAGCTCCGGCGTGCACGCAAGTGAATGGGAAGCAAGCACGGGGGTCACTCACTCAGTGCGTGGCTCCCCAGGCCTCCGAAGGCGTTGCTGCCCAGGCTCCCCAGGCCCCCGAAGGTGCCTGACCTGCCGAACGGGTCTGTGGGGACAGCGGGGCTCAGGCTTCTGCGTGGCTCATGCCAGAGCTCCCATGTGACTCATGTGCACCAGGGCCTGTGCTGTGACTCCAGCAACTGCTACCTATACAATCTGAGGGTCACCTCCCCACCCACCGAcatcccctgccccagccctgaggTCTGCAAAGACCCAGGCCGACTTCAGGGACCCGAGAGCACCTACCTGTCAGGTGACCAGAGGTCAGGAAGCTGCCGGGATGGGCCGAGGGTCCGAATGGGTTGGTGGTGGGGTGGGCTGCACCTGTGGGGCAGGGTGGTGGAAGCCTGATGTACCGGGGCCTGTTTGTGGCTCGTTCCCAAGGCGGGGCCACCCCAGCTTCCTCTGGGGATGTCCACACCTCCCACCGGAAGCACGCCGAAGGGGGCGGGTGGCGGTGGAGCCCCTGgggaaaggggcacagagagccTTCAAGGCTGCCCCTGAAAACGCAGACGGGAACCTCCAACTAGAAGCTAACGTGTCATCGTAGCCACGCGAGTGTCCTGGTGCACAGCGGCCGGTGTCACGGCTGAAGACAGCAGCTCCTCCCGTGGGGTCCCCCACCACAGCCCACAGGTGTCTGCTCTGCCACTCATCCGTGGCCCTGCCCTGGCTCTCCTGAGACCCCCTGACCCCACCCCAAGGGCAGCAAGTGGGGCGCGGGCCCCGAGAAGGGGCACTGGGTCAAGGGGCCCGGCCTTGCCACTAGGGTGGGACACACGGCCTCTTTCTCGAGGGTGGGTTTCCGGCGAAGACCAATGATGAGGCCACCGGTCTCTCTGGCGTCCCCCGTCTTGGGAGACCCCCACAGGGGAGTGTTTATGTTTTTGCTGGGCTGCCGCAGGCACGGAGCTCCCCCACCAGAAAGCTAAACCCAGTCCTGAATGACCCCCGGGCCAAAGAAATCAAACAGGAAATCAGGAACCGAGAAGTGGCTGGCCCAGGGCTAACGAAGACGAACACCAGCGTGGGGGTGAACTGTCGCCTGCAAAGAGCACAGGCAGTGAGAAAAGGCCACCAAGTCAACGGGCAGGCTTCCAGCTCATGCTgtttggcggggggcggggggagggcagaggcagagagggaatccccCAGCCATAGCCTCCTCGGGAAGGCGCCCCTTGTGGGGGGCGTGTCCTGGGCGTGTGGTCGGCACAGCAGGGCTGCGGCGGGGCCGAATGGGGAGCCCAGGCTCCTGAGCACACCCAGCTCGCGTCCCGGGGGCTCCAGGGACTGAAGCCCAGACGGGGTCTGCAGAACGCCAGTGCGTTGGAGCCAGGGGCCGAGACGAGCCACCATGCTTGTGCGGCCAGCCCGGGGGACCTGCCGCGCCCGTCCACCCAGCCTGCTGACGGGCCCCCCCTCACTGTCCACGCGTGTCCGTGTGACCTGGCTGCGGGTGGAGGTGGGCCTGCGTgaagacgggggtggggggggggggtggggggggtggaggagggtggtCAGGGCGGGCTCTCTGGACCGGCTGCCCGTCCCTGAGGAGGCACGAGAACCGCGTGGGAGCGCACACAGCCTGGGCCGAGGCAGCCGACCCGGGAAAGGCCTGCTCGTGAGGCCGGGAGCTCGGGTCTCAGGAGGGAGGTTTCTCTCCTTTCTCGGACAGGAGTCCCTCCTGAACCTCGCTCACTCGTGCAGACCCTGGTTCACACGGAGCATTGCCCTCCTGGGAGTGTGGTTTGGGTGTGTGCGGGCCAAGGTGCCCAAAAACACCCTGGGCTCTGGGTCCGTGGGCTCCCCTGTGAAGCACGTGTTGTCCCGGGACCCCACAGGACAGCGAGCCCTGGGGCTGGCTTCCGCTGATCTCGCCCCACATGCCTCTCCCCTTCGCCCACGTGCTGCGTCCCTCCCCTGTGACACGTGCTAGCTGTGGGGGTGACCTCTACTGAGGTGGAAGGGCTCCTCGTGACCTTCGAACCTAGGGGTGCTCCTGGGGCCCCAGCACGGCAGGCCAGTGCAGGGCGGACGCGGGAATTCTCGGGGCAGTGTCCCGCCGTTCTGAGGAAGGCGGTAGCCCTTCCTgagagggaggtggggctgggggaggggcagtctgGGTGCCGGGAGGACCCCTGGCCCTCCTGGCCTCAGCAGGGATGAGGGAGAGCCTGGGCAAGCGGCAGAGACCGCCGGACGGCAGGGTGGGGCAGACTTGCAGCGTGAGGAAAACAAACGCTGTGGAAGCGTCTAGAGGGGTCCTGCTCCGAGACCGGCCAGAGGGAACAGGCAAAAGCGCCCCTGCCCGCTGGACACCCCCTTTCCTCGTGCTCTGGACGGGGCGCCTTACCCGAGCCGGAGAAGAGGGGCCGGGCCAGCTCCTGCGGGTACTGCAATCCGGCAAACACGCCCGGGGCGGGGGGTCTGCTGGACAAGTCCAGCTTGGCGCCCACCTCCAGCTTGTGGGGCTCCAGCTGCACCTGCTGAAAGGGACAGAGCGTGCGCTGGGCCTGTGGCCTGGTCAGCCCCTGACCACCACCAAGCGTGTGACGCTACCTGGGCACTGGTCCCAGTGAGGCCTCGTGACTCAGCACGGAGCGCGGCCGTGACAACGCGTGCCGGGTGCAGGAGGTGTTTCGTGAACTGCTCTTTGGAAGCTGTGTGTTTTACGCTAAAGCAGATCTCGATTTGGATGTTGCCTTATCGTTGGAAATACCTTACCTGGGTTAAGATTTTGCAAAGCTGAGCTGAAACGTACCTACGTTgttttaaatatgcttaaaagCTCCCCGTGACTGAATTTGGCATCACCAGTAACATTTAAATTTATCTAATTTAAACAAACTGAGAAAGCCCGCGCCTCAGCGCTGAAGGCCACACCAGGCACGGGGGCCGGGTGAGCGCTTCCTGGTTCCGCTGTGGTCCCGCAGCCCCTGCAGCCCTGCCAGCCTCCGGCTCCCCATCGGGGCAGCGGGGGCACACTCGGTGTGATGCGGGAGGGAACCCCAGCCCAGGCGAAGGCACCCCCACAGTGCTGCTGCGTGTGGAGgccgccccgccccttccccgcccccaggGTGACGCCAGGACACCTGCGGAGGGCAGCACCCGCGTCTCGTGGCAAGCCCGAGCCCCTGCCGACTTCTCGTAGCCCCCGGGACGTGATGGTTTTTGAAAGCCGTGCGTGGAGGTGGCGTGTGTGACCAGAGATATGTGGAGGCGGGGTGGGGACGGGTCCCCCAGCTGgcaccacccacccctccctaACCGCAGCCTGGGGTCCTCCTGCATGGTCCCCAGCCAGACAAGGGCGCAGCAGGGACGCCCTGGCACTCTGCTCGTGGGCAGCAGGGGCAGCTGGCGCTCACCTTCATCTTCTGCTGATGGCGGTAGATCTGCCAGGCGATCTGCACGTGCATGGCACACCACTTGCCGGGTTTCTGTGACGGGGCGGGCCACACACTCAGCTGCACAGCGGGGACCTCttcaccctgcccccacccccacccccagagtccTGCCGGCACAGGCACCCCTGTGGCCATGCAGGCGGAACCCAGGATCCTCCCCAGCTGCGAGCCTCCCCGAGACCCCTTCCTCCCAAGGAGGCGTGCACGTCCACGCGGACGTGTGCCACACACTCACCCTGACTGCCGTCCGGTACGGGTCAGACACCTACCATTGAGAGAGAACAAAGAGTTAGGTCCAGGCTCTGGGGGTGGCCAGGTCCCAGGGCTGGCGGTGGGGGACGGACATGCCCCACAGCAGCCACCGCCTCCCCCAGCGAGGGGCACCGGCTGGGGTGACCGCAGGGAGGGTCGGGCACTGTCGCACCTACCCCGGGGGCTTTCTGGAGGAGGGTGTGAACAGCACTGGCTCGACCCGTTACCTCGATTGGGTTTGAAGTCTGAAGGGAGAGAACGGGGTGTGAAACAGCTGCAGACCCCAGGTGCCCAAGTCCACCTTccacactgccccccaccccccaccccacaaggGGAGGCCTGGGTTCCTACATCCTCAGCCCAAGGGCTTCTGCAAAGGTGGGAAGGGGATCCCGACACAGCCATGCCTGGGTTGGGGGGCTGAAACAGCCCGGCttcagggagggtcagagaagcgAGCCCAGTCCTGTCCGGGGCCTCCTGTGGCACAGACAGCCTCGTAGCGGCCACCCCACACGACCTCACCTCTGCCCCGGTCCTCCTCACCCTGACCTCGAGCATGCCCAGCTGAAGAGTAAGCGTGCATGAAGCATGGCTCCCGCCGTCCCCTGGTGCCCCACCCTGCTGCCGTCTAGACCGGGGGTCCCGCCGCGGGGCTGCAAGGACGCATCCCACCCGGAACGCTGGCTCACCCCCACACTAGGGTCGCAGCACGTGACTGCGTGGCAGGGCCTCCCGCTGTGCCCTGAACCCCGTTCCACCCCAGGAGCAGCTGGTACCTTGGGCTGAAAAGCACCCTGTAGGGACCCAAAGGGGCCTGGGTGTGGGAGCAGGGTGGGCAGTCCGGGGATGGCAGAAGAGAAGGATGGGAAAAACTGCAAGAGAAAGACGGGAGCGTTCCGGGAGCCCCGCTAGGAGCACGGACATCCCGGGTGGGGGCTGCGGGGCCCGGCCCCTGCACCCGGCTGAAGG from Prionailurus viverrinus isolate Anna chromosome D3, UM_Priviv_1.0, whole genome shotgun sequence includes the following:
- the FBRSL1 gene encoding fibrosin-1-like protein isoform X6 → MEAKVRQSRRSRAQRDRGRRREAARDARDQSASSGDETEPGPGKENAGLPRAPPPRAAAVRPPRRRRRESSSQEEEVIDGFAIASFSTLEALEKDMALKPHERKEKWERRLAKKPRESENCPSAEPSENGRPLEMGSPEQDLEPACDRGKKKVPLQPTKQMKATASRGGDRHSGDDSFHEATSSRRSSSRDQLSDSSAQAVSGRGYSCDSESEGDDKASVGSEKLFAPAADKGPALGEEAEAKAGAPPKVSGLERSRELSAEPPPFLPAVRSPAPPAGPAPDAPASPPVKKEAPALPRLTPQPPPAPPQPRAPLPTHVPLPLGAFAGPGQAAHNGLHSLSRSSSASSSASLGLAKHASVSPLGPGPHLSTSHLALRSQAQHQHHAAAMFAAPPTLPPPPALPANSLVIPGHPADASLLISFSQPIMYCQPHSGILIGTWSQAPLLPPPWGPHLASGHHGLACRNRECQFDKYAPKLDSPYFRHSNFFPSFSSAIPGLPTLLPHPGPFGSLQGAFQPKEAPDRTGLASLTLPEAGLFQPPNPGMAVSGSPSHLCRSPWAEDTSNPIEVTGRASAVHTLLQKAPGVSDPYRTAVRKPGKWCAMHVQIAWQIYRHQQKMKQVQLEPHKLEVGAKLDLSSRPPAPGVFAGLQYPQELARPLFSGSGAAHPTTNPFGPSAHPGSFLTSGHLTDPFGRSGTFGGLGSLGSNAFGGLGSHALTQGSGIFAPKESSALHGLPSPHEAWNRLHRAPPSFPTPPPWPKPVDPDRVSALTNHDREPDKGREERERDLLEKTRLLSRASPAAPVGYPVSSFLLRGQGEPCRPGVPAEREAEPRVKESRSPAREDGAKPAARPPSPYSKAALGDSLRLAGLLGREPGKPPEAPAERPQGDVKVKEERREDGDAPEPPGAGPHPAPERPRAAPAPLQLGPGPAGRERLGFAWEPLRDAYRGLELPRRALPAAAAAAPAPAPTALFEPPERPYRDREPHDYSPERLREARREELERARAAHLGAAPHLPDGAALLPALGALHYPRLGPAAAALHNGLLARTPPAAAALGAPPPLVAAGGPPTPPGPPPRSRTTPLGGHGPEARDYSPSRNPQEVEAR
- the FBRSL1 gene encoding fibrosin-1-like protein isoform X9 produces the protein MEAKVRQSRRSRAQRDRGRRREAARDARDQSASSGDETEPGPGKENAGLPRAPPPRAAAVRPPRRRRRESSSQEEEVIDGFAIASFSTLEALEKDMALKPHERKEKWERRLAKKPRESENCPSAEPSENGRPLEMGSPEQDLEPACDRGKKKVPLQPTKQMKATASRGGDRHSGDDSFHEATSSRRSSSRDQLSDSSAQAVSGRGYSCDSESEGDDKASVGSEKLFAPAADKGPALGEEAEAKAGAPPKVSGLERSRELSAEPPPFLPAVRSPAPPAGPAPDAPASPPVKKEAPALPRLTPQPPPAPPQPRAPLPTHVPLPLGAFAGPGQAAHNGLHSLSRSSSASSSASLGLAKHASVSPLGPGPHLSTSHLALRSQAQHQHHAAAMFAAPPTLPPPPALPANSLVIPGHPADHELLRQELNARFLVQSAERPGAPLGPGALLRAEFHQHQHTHQHTHQHQHTFAPFPAGLPPTPLLQPAAPPPFDKYAPKLDSPYFRHSNFFPSFSSAIPGLPTLLPHPGPFGSLQGAFQPKTSNPIEVTGRASAVHTLLQKAPGVSDPYRTAVRKPGKWCAMHVQIAWQIYRHQQKMKQVQLEPHKLEVGAKLDLSSRPPAPGVFAGLQYPQELARPLFSGSGAAHPTTNPFGPSAHPGSFLTSGHLTDPFGRSGTFGGLGSLGSNAFGGLGSHALTQGSGIFAPKESSALHGLPSPHEAWNRLHRAPPSFPTPPPWPKPVDPDRVSALTNHDREPDKGREERERDLLEKTRLLSRASPAAPVGYPVSSFLLRGQGEPCRPGVPAEREAEPRVKESRSPAREDGAKPAARPPSPYSKAALGDSLRLAGLLGREPGKPPEAPAERPQGDVKVKEERREDGDAPEPPGAGPHPAPERPRAAPAPLQLGPGPAGRERLGFAWEPLRDAYRGLELPRRALPAAAAAAPAPAPTALFEPPERPYRDREPHDYSPERLREARREELERARAAHLGAAPHLPDGAALLPALGALHYPRLGPAAAALHNGLLARTPPAAAALGAPPPLVAAGGPPTPPGPPPRSRTTPLGGHGPEARDYSPSRNPQEVEAR
- the FBRSL1 gene encoding fibrosin-1-like protein isoform X3 yields the protein MEAKVRQSRRSRAQRDRGRRREAARDARDQSASSGDETEPGPGKENAGLPRAPPPRAAAVRPPRRRRRESSSQEEEVIDGFAIASFSTLEALEKDMALKPHERKEKWERRLAKKPRESENCPSAEPSENGRPLEMGSPEQDLEPACDRGKKKVPLQPTKQMKATASRGGDRHSGDDSFHEATSSRRSSSRDQLSDSSAQAVSGRGYSCDSESEGDDKASVGSEKLFAPAADKGPALGEEAEAKAGAPPKVSGLERSRELSAEPPPFLPAVRSPAPPAGPAPDAPASPPVKKEAPALPRLTPQPPPAPPQPRAPLPTHVPLPLGAFAGPGQAAHNGLHSLRSSSASSSASLGLAKHASVSPLGPGPHLSTSHLALRSQAQHQHHAAAMFAAPPTLPPPPALPANSLVIPGHPADASLLISFSQPIMYCQPHSGILIDHELLRQELNARFLVQSAERPGAPLGPGALLRAEFHQHQHTHQHTHQHQHTFAPFPAGLPPTPLLQPAAPPPFDKYAPKLDSPYFRHSNFFPSFSSAIPGLPTLLPHPGPFGSLQGAFQPKEAPDRTGLASLTLPEAGLFQPPNPGMAVSGSPSHLCRSPWAEDTSNPIEVTGRASAVHTLLQKAPGVSDPYRTAVRKPGKWCAMHVQIAWQIYRHQQKMKQVQLEPHKLEVGAKLDLSSRPPAPGVFAGLQYPQELARPLFSGSGAAHPTTNPFGPSAHPGSFLTSGHLTDPFGRSGTFGGLGSLGSNAFGGLGSHALTQGSGIFAPKESSALHGLPSPHEAWNRLHRAPPSFPTPPPWPKPVDPDRVSALTNHDREPDKGREERERDLLEKTRLLSRASPAAPVGYPVSSFLLRGQGEPCRPGVPAEREAEPRVKESRSPAREDGAKPAARPPSPYSKAALGDSLRLAGLLGREPGKPPEAPAERPQGDVKVKEERREDGDAPEPPGAGPHPAPERPRAAPAPLQLGPGPAGRERLGFAWEPLRDAYRGLELPRRALPAAAAAAPAPAPTALFEPPERPYRDREPHDYSPERLREARREELERARAAHLGAAPHLPDGAALLPALGALHYPRLGPAAAALHNGLLARTPPAAAALGAPPPLVAAGGPPTPPGPPPRSRTTPLGGHGPEARDYSPSRNPQEVEAR
- the FBRSL1 gene encoding fibrosin-1-like protein isoform X7, with the protein product MEAKVRQSRRSRAQRDRGRRREAARDARDQSASSGDETEPGPGKENAGLPRAPPPRAAAVRPPRRRRRESSSQEEEVIDGFAIASFSTLEALEKDMALKPHERKEKWERRLAKKPRESENCPSAEPSENGRPLEMGSPEQDLEPACDRGKKKVPLQPTKQMKATASRGGDRHSGDDSFHEATSSRRSSSRDQLSDSSAQAVSGRGYSCDSESEGDDKASVGSEKLFAPAADKGPALGEEAEAKAGAPPKVSGLERSRELSAEPPPFLPAVRSPAPPAGPAPDAPASPPVKKEAPALPRLTPQPPPAPPQPRAPLPTHVPLPLGAFAGPGQAAHNGLHSLSRSSSASSSASLGLAKHASVSPLGPGPHLSTSHLALRSQAQHQHHAAAMFAAPPTLPPPPALPANSLVIPGHPADASLLISFSQPIMYCQPHSGILIDHELLRQELNARFLVQSAERPGAPLGPGALLRAEFHQHQHTHQHTHQHQHTFAPFPAGLPPTPLLQPAAPPPFDKYAPKLDSPYFRHSNFFPSFSSAIPGLPTLLPHPGPFGSLQGAFQPKTSNPIEVTGRASAVHTLLQKAPGVSDPYRTAVRKPGKWCAMHVQIAWQIYRHQQKMKQVQLEPHKLEVGAKLDLSSRPPAPGVFAGLQYPQELARPLFSGSGAAHPTTNPFGPSAHPGSFLTSGHLTDPFGRSGTFGGLGSLGSNAFGGLGSHALTQGSGIFAPKESSALHGLPSPHEAWNRLHRAPPSFPTPPPWPKPVDPDRVSALTNHDREPDKGREERERDLLEKTRLLSRASPAAPVGYPVSSFLLRGQGEPCRPGVPAEREAEPRVKESRSPAREDGAKPAARPPSPYSKAALGDSLRLAGLLGREPGKPPEAPAERPQGDVKVKEERREDGDAPEPPGAGPHPAPERPRAAPAPLQLGPGPAGRERLGFAWEPLRDAYRGLELPRRALPAAAAAAPAPAPTALFEPPERPYRDREPHDYSPERLREARREELERARAAHLGAAPHLPDGAALLPALGALHYPRLGPAAAALHNGLLARTPPAAAALGAPPPLVAAGGPPTPPGPPPRSRTTPLGGHGPEARDYSPSRNPQEVEAR
- the FBRSL1 gene encoding fibrosin-1-like protein isoform X5; this translates as MEAKVRQSRRSRAQRDRGRRREAARDARDQSASSGDETEPGPGKENAGLPRAPPPRAAAVRPPRRRRRESSSQEEEVIDGFAIASFSTLEALEKDMALKPHERKEKWERRLAKKPRESENCPSAEPSENGRPLEMGSPEQDLEPACDRGKKKVPLQPTKQMKATASRGGDRHSGDDSFHEATSSRRSSSRDQLSDSSAQAVSGRGYSCDSESEGDDKASVGSEKLFAPAADKGPALGEEAEAKAGAPPKVSGLERSRELSAEPPPFLPAVRSPAPPAGPAPDAPASPPVKKEAPALPRLTPQPPPAPPQPRAPLPTHVPLPLGAFAGPGQAAHNGLHSLSRSSSASSSASLGLAKHASVSPLGPGPHLSTSHLALRSQAQHQHHAAAMFAAPPTLPPPPALPANSLVIPGHPADHELLRQELNARFLVQSAERPGAPLGPGALLRAEFHQHQHTHQHTHQHQHTFAPFPAGLPPTPLLQPAAPPPFDKYAPKLDSPYFRHSNFFPSFSSAIPGLPTLLPHPGPFGSLQGAFQPKEAPDRTGLASLTLPEAGLFQPPNPGMAVSGSPSHLCRSPWAEDTSNPIEVTGRASAVHTLLQKAPGVSDPYRTAVRKPGKWCAMHVQIAWQIYRHQQKMKQVQLEPHKLEVGAKLDLSSRPPAPGVFAGLQYPQELARPLFSGSGAAHPTTNPFGPSAHPGSFLTSGHLTDPFGRSGTFGGLGSLGSNAFGGLGSHALTQGSGIFAPKESSALHGLPSPHEAWNRLHRAPPSFPTPPPWPKPVDPDRVSALTNHDREPDKGREERERDLLEKTRLLSRASPAAPVGYPVSSFLLRGQGEPCRPGVPAEREAEPRVKESRSPAREDGAKPAARPPSPYSKAALGDSLRLAGLLGREPGKPPEAPAERPQGDVKVKEERREDGDAPEPPGAGPHPAPERPRAAPAPLQLGPGPAGRERLGFAWEPLRDAYRGLELPRRALPAAAAAAPAPAPTALFEPPERPYRDREPHDYSPERLREARREELERARAAHLGAAPHLPDGAALLPALGALHYPRLGPAAAALHNGLLARTPPAAAALGAPPPLVAAGGPPTPPGPPPRSRTTPLGGHGPEARDYSPSRNPQEVEAR
- the FBRSL1 gene encoding fibrosin-1-like protein isoform X1, producing the protein MEAKVRQSRRSRAQRDRGRRREAARDARDQSASSGDETEPGPGKENAGLPRAPPPRAAAVRPPRRRRRESSSQEEEVIDGFAIASFSTLEALEKDMALKPHERKEKWERRLAKKPRESENCPSAEPSENGRPLEMGSPEQDLEPACDRGKKKVPLQPTKQMKATASRGGDRHSGDDSFHEATSSRRSSSRDQLSDSSAQAVSGRGYSCDSESEGDDKASVGSEKLFAPAADKGPALGEEAEAKAGAPPKVSGLERSRELSAEPPPFLPAVRSPAPPAGPAPDAPASPPVKKEAPALPRLTPQPPPAPPQPRAPLPTHVPLPLGAFAGPGQAAHNGLHSLSRSSSASSSASLGLAKHASVSPLGPGPHLSTSHLALRSQAQHQHHAAAMFAAPPTLPPPPALPANSLVIPGHPADASLLISFSQPIMYCQPHSGILIDHELLRQELNARFLVQSAERPGAPLGPGALLRAEFHQHQHTHQHTHQHQHTFAPFPAGLPPTPLLQPAAPPPFDKYAPKLDSPYFRHSNFFPSFSSAIPGLPTLLPHPGPFGSLQGAFQPKEAPDRTGLASLTLPEAGLFQPPNPGMAVSGSPSHLCRSPWAEDTSNPIEVTGRASAVHTLLQKAPGVSDPYRTAVRKPGKWCAMHVQIAWQIYRHQQKMKQVQLEPHKLEVGAKLDLSSRPPAPGVFAGLQYPQELARPLFSGSGAAHPTTNPFGPSAHPGSFLTSGHLTDPFGRSGTFGGLGSLGSNAFGGLGSHALTQGSGIFAPKESSALHGLPSPHEAWNRLHRAPPSFPTPPPWPKPVDPDRVSALTNHDREPDKGREERERDLLEKTRLLSRASPAAPVGYPVSSFLLRGQGEPCRPGVPAEREAEPRVKESRSPAREDGAKPAARPPSPYSKAALGDSLRLAGLLGREPGKPPEAPAERPQGDVKVKEERREDGDAPEPPGAGPHPAPERPRAAPAPLQLGPGPAGRERLGFAWEPLRDAYRGLELPRRALPAAAAAAPAPAPTALFEPPERPYRDREPHDYSPERLREARREELERARAAHLGAAPHLPDGAALLPALGALHYPRLGPAAAALHNGLLARTPPAAAALGAPPPLVAAGGPPTPPGPPPRSRTTPLGGHGPEARDYSPSRNPQEVEAR
- the FBRSL1 gene encoding fibrosin-1-like protein isoform X4 yields the protein MEAKVRQSRRSRAQRDRGRRREAARDARDQSASSGDETEPGPGKENAGLPRAPPPRAAAVRPPRRRRRESSSQEEEVIDGFAIASFSTLEALEKDMALKPHERKEKWERRLAKKPRESENCPSAEPSENGRPLEMGSPEQDLEPACDRGKKKVPLQPTKQMKATASRGGDRHSGDDSFHEATSSRRSSSRDQLSDSSAQAVSGRGYSASVGSEKLFAPAADKGPALGEEAEAKAGAPPKVSGLERSRELSAEPPPFLPAVRSPAPPAGPAPDAPASPPVKKEAPALPRLTPQPPPAPPQPRAPLPTHVPLPLGAFAGPGQAAHNGLHSLSRSSSASSSASLGLAKHASVSPLGPGPHLSTSHLALRSQAQHQHHAAAMFAAPPTLPPPPALPANSLVIPGHPADASLLISFSQPIMYCQPHSGILIDHELLRQELNARFLVQSAERPGAPLGPGALLRAEFHQHQHTHQHTHQHQHTFAPFPAGLPPTPLLQPAAPPPFDKYAPKLDSPYFRHSNFFPSFSSAIPGLPTLLPHPGPFGSLQGAFQPKEAPDRTGLASLTLPEAGLFQPPNPGMAVSGSPSHLCRSPWAEDTSNPIEVTGRASAVHTLLQKAPGVSDPYRTAVRKPGKWCAMHVQIAWQIYRHQQKMKQVQLEPHKLEVGAKLDLSSRPPAPGVFAGLQYPQELARPLFSGSGAAHPTTNPFGPSAHPGSFLTSGHLTDPFGRSGTFGGLGSLGSNAFGGLGSHALTQGSGIFAPKESSALHGLPSPHEAWNRLHRAPPSFPTPPPWPKPVDPDRVSALTNHDREPDKGREERERDLLEKTRLLSRASPAAPVGYPVSSFLLRGQGEPCRPGVPAEREAEPRVKESRSPAREDGAKPAARPPSPYSKAALGDSLRLAGLLGREPGKPPEAPAERPQGDVKVKEERREDGDAPEPPGAGPHPAPERPRAAPAPLQLGPGPAGRERLGFAWEPLRDAYRGLELPRRALPAAAAAAPAPAPTALFEPPERPYRDREPHDYSPERLREARREELERARAAHLGAAPHLPDGAALLPALGALHYPRLGPAAAALHNGLLARTPPAAAALGAPPPLVAAGGPPTPPGPPPRSRTTPLGGHGPEARDYSPSRNPQEVEAR